A window of Candidatus Thermoplasmatota archaeon genomic DNA:
CGAGCCGCGCGAGGCTTTCCTCGCGGCGGTCGCGCACCACGACGACGGATGGGACGCGGTGGACGACGCCCCTCTCCTCGACGCGTCGACGGGGCTCCCGCACGATTACCGCAACGCTCCGCGCGACGTGTACCGCGCGGTATGGCGGCGATCCATCGACCGGGCGTTGGAGCGCGGTCCCTACGTCGGCCTCCTGGTCGGGCTCCATGGTCTTTCGTTCATCCGCCCCGAGCGCGACGCCGGGGAGCGCGCGTTCCACGATGCCGAGCGCGCGCGGCAGAACGGTTTGCTCGCGAAGCTCGGCTTCGGAGGCACGTGGGACGCGCTCCCGGAGACGCCCGCGAAGCATCTTGCGCTCCTCCAGCTCGCGGACGCGTTGAGCCTTTTCGCCTGCGAAGGGTGGTCAAGCCCCTGGCGCTCGGGCCGCGTCGTCGCGACCCGGGACGACGACGGCGCCGTGCGCGTCGCGGGCGCCGGGC
This region includes:
- a CDS encoding DUF3891 family protein; translated protein: MIVERTGDGVRLTRQTDHARLAADLAKAFADVPEPREAFLAAVAHHDDGWDAVDDAPLLDASTGLPHDYRNAPRDVYRAVWRRSIDRALERGPYVGLLVGLHGLSFIRPERDAGERAFHDAERARQNGLLAKLGFGGTWDALPETPAKHLALLQLADALSLFACEGWSSPWRSGRVVATRDDDGAVRVAGAGLSARVVAGVPCRLLPQRAYHDVDALRADAAKATAAPQPFAFTPA